The Chryseobacterium glaciei DNA window ACGGCAGATTATAAAGATTACCGCTATAATGGTTTTCCTCATTGGTTTCCTCAGTTTGATGAATCGGAACCTGCCTATCAAATCGTTTTCAAAGATTTAAAGAATAGAAAAAGAAATCCTTTCCCCAAAGAGATTTCTTGGGAATTTGATGATGATAAATACGGTAATATTGATTGGTTGTCTGATGTTAAGCTTGATACTCTGACATCAAAAGCTAACTGGCATAAAGAATTGAATTTTAAAATAACAAAATGGATGAGTTATGATAAAAATGATAGTTTAATTGTTGAGAAAGTTGATAGAAATGCTTTTGATTTCAAAAGAAAATCAGGGAAAATAAAGGCAAAATATGAAAATAATACTTTCCATATTGAAACGTCTCGTATACGATCTTTCTCTATTAATCTTTCACCCGAAATGATTGATGCAAATAAAAAAATTAAAGTATATGTAAATGACAAATTGTATTTCAATAAAAAGGTAAAATACGATCAAAAATTTATATTATATAATTTTGAAAAAAATAGAGACAAAGAGCAGGTTTGGATAAATTATATACATATCAAAGTATAAATCAGAATAAAGTATTATTTTAATGTTAGTTAATTTAATTTTCCATGATAATAATTTTTATTTGCTCAAAATTCTTCTGGAATAATTTTATTGAAACTAATAGCTGTTAATTTATTGGTTTTTAATATTTTATATTTAAATAAAAGCCGTTTTTAAGTAATACAAAAATTTTCATATTATTATCCTAAAGTATTTTTCCGTCCATTTATTTTTTTACTAATTAGCATTTCCGTAATTTTATACTCCGTAAAATAGAATTCATATAAATATCAATAAAAATGGATAAATATAATTACGGGATGATCGGTCTCGGAGTGATGGGGAGGAATCTTCTTTATAATATTGCCGACAATGGCTTTTCGATCGCAGGATTTGATCTTGATACCGAAAAAGTAAAAGAATTACAGGATGGTGCAACTTCGGAAATGAGGGTGAAAGGCACTGCTACTTTAGAAGATTTTGTATCTGCTTTAGAAACGCCTAGGAAAATCATTCTGATGGTTCCTGCCGGAAAACCTGTAGACGCAGTTCTGGATAGTATTACACCACTTTTAAGCAAAGGAGATATTGTTATTGATGCTGGTAATTCTTATTTCAAAGATACAAACAGACGTGTTGCCGATCTAGCTTCAAAAAACTTACATTTTATGGGAATGGGAGTTTCCGGAGGTGAAAAAGGTGCCAGAACAGGCCCGAGTATCATGCCTGGTGGAGATTTGGAAGCTTTCAATCTGCTTCAGCCAATGTTGGAAGCAATTTCTGCAAAAGTTGATAACGAAGCGTGTACAGCTTATATGGGAAAAGGTTCTGCCGGAAACTATGTAAAAATGGTACACAACGGAATTGAATATGCTATCATGCAGCTCATCAGCGAAGCTTACGATTTACTAAAAAGAGGAGCGAAACTAAATAACGATCAGCTTTACCAAGTTTTCAAAGAATGGAATAATGGCGAAATGAACTCATTCCTGATCGAGATTACCAGAGATATTTTCCAACAAAAAGATGAATTGACAGACGGTTATCTTGTAGATCAGATCCTAGATAAAGCCGGAGCAAAAGGAACCGGAAAATGGACTTCTGAGCAGGCAATGGAAATCGGGGTTTCTATCCCAACTATTGATATTGCAGTGACTTCAAGAATTTTATCGGCGTATAAAGAAGAGAGAGTTCAGGCTTCTCAATTATATGCTAAAAGTGAAATTGCAACTCCGGAAAATACAGAATTATTCATTAAAGAAGTGGGAGACGCTTTGTATTTAGCTACATTGATTAGCTATGCACAAGGTTTGGCTTTATTGGTGAAAGCGTCTGAGGAATATCAATTTGAAATTCCATTAAAAGATGTTGTGAAAATCTGGAGAGGTGGTTGTATCATTCGTTCAGTTTTACTTGAAAAGTTTTATTTAGCGTATACTAAAAATTCTAATTTATCTAATATTTTATTGGATCAGGATATTTCTGTTATCGTTAAAGATAAAATCGATTCATTAAGAAAAACGGCTGCTTTTGCTGCTTCAAACGGAGTTTCAAGCTTAGGAATTCAGACTGCTTTAGGATATTTTGATGCGTATACAACAGAATCGCTTCCTGTGAATTTAATTCAGGCTCAGCGTGATTATTTTGGAGCTCATACCTATCAGCGTACAGACAGAGAAGGTGTTTTTCACACTTTATGGCAAACTGCAACTCATTAAAAATTCGGAAAAATGACTGAAAATAAAGCCTTGCATCCAACTACAATTATCATTTTTGGTGCTACAGGAGATTTGGCAAAAAGAAAACTTTTTCCGGCGTTTTATAATTTATATATCGATGGGAGAATGCCCAAAGGTTTTAATATTGTGGCCCTTGGAAGAGCAGATAATACCAACGAATATTTTAAAAATTACATTAAAGAAAATCTTGAACATTTCTCAAGAAAAAAGATAACTTCAGAAGATTGGGCAGGTTTTCAGGCTCATATCACTTATTTTCAGCATCAATTGGATGAGGAAGATTCTTACAAAAATCTGTATCAGAAATTAAAAGATTTTGATAGAGTTTACGGAACAAGAGGGAACAGATTATTTTATTTATCAATTGGGCCTAATTTTGTTTCTACGATTTCTAATCACATCAAAAATACGTCACTAGCTTCTGATGCTAAAAAAGACAGAATCATTATCGAAAAACCTTTTGGTCATGATAAACAATCGGCAATAGAACTAAACAGCTTGTTGGCTGAGACTTTTGAAGAAGAGCAAATTTACCGTATCGACCATTATTTAGGAAAGGAAACGGTACAGAATATATTGGCATTTAGATTTGGAAATTCTATTTTTGAACCTTTATGGGATCGTAAACATATTGAATCTGTACAAATTACTGTTGCTGAGGAGGTTGGCGTTGAAACGAGAGGGAGTTTCTACGAACAGACAGGAGCATTGAGAGATATGATTCAAAATCACCTGTTACAGATCCTGTGTATGGTTGCGATGGAACCACCAGCTTCATTGGAGTCAGGTGAGATTAGAGACCGTAAAGTAGATGTTCTTAAATCGATTCGTAGAATTTCAGAAGATCAGGTTGATCATTACGCGGTAAGAGGCCAATATGGAAAAGGCGTTGTAAATGGAGTTAAGGCTAAAGCTTATCGTCAGGAAGAAGGAATTGCCGAAGATTCTAATACAGAAACTTTCGCAGCCGTAAAATTCTATCTGGACAACGAAAGATGGCAGGACGTTCCTTTCTACGTTCGTACCGGAAAGAAAATGAAGGAAAAGCATTCTTATATCACGGTTCAGTTTAAACCGCTTCCGCATTCAACTTTTTCGGAAAGTTCACAACATTTATCGGCTAACAGATTGATTATTAATATTCAACCATTAATGGATATCAGATTGCAGTTTATGGCAAAAAAACCGGGGCTTTCATTGGTTTTAAAGCCTGTTGAAATGATCTTTGATAATTTTGCCTGCCAGGAAGATACTCCGGAAGCTTACGAAACGCTGTTATTGGATGCACTTTTAGGCGATCTTACGTTGTTTATGCGTTCGGATCAGGTGGAAGAGGCTTGGGATGTTGTAAAAACGATTCAGGAAGCTTGGCAGGATGGTAAAGCATCTTTTCCAAACTATGAAGCAGGAAGCTGGGGGCCGGAAGAAAGTGTTGCTTTGGTTGAAAGACAAGGTCACAACTGGGTTTAAGATTATATTAATTTAAAAAGACGAAAATGAATATTACTGTATTTAATGATTTAGATAAATTATATAAAAAGGCAGCGGATACGTTTGTTGATCTTTCACAAAAATCTATTCAGAAAAATAACCGTTTTGTGGTTGCATTAAGCGGAGGTTCTTCTCCAAAAGCGATTTTTAATCTGTTGGCGACTCAAGAATATGCAGAAAAAATTGAATGGAATAAAGTGTACTTTTTCTGGGTTGATGAAAGATGGGTTTCTTTAAATGATGAGAAAAGTAATGCAAAAATGACATTTGAAGCACTTTTCGATAAGGTTCCTGTGAATAAAGAGCAGATTTTTCCAATGTATAAAGATGGAATTGATCCCGAAGATTATGCTAAAGAATACGAACAAAAGATTAAAAATATTCTTGGAAATGAAGGCGTTTTTGATTTTATCCTTTTAGGAATGGGGGATGACGGTCACACCGCATCTTTATTTCCGGGTGAAGCAGTTTTAGATGAAAAAGAAAAATGGGTGGCTGCTTATTATTTGAAGCCTCAGGAAATGTTCAGGATCACTTTGACTGAACCTTTGATCAATAAAGCTGAAAATATATTGGTTGTTGCCTTCGGGGAATCCAAAAAGCATGCTTTGAATGAAGTGCTGAACGGAGAATACAATCCTAAGTTATATCCGTTACAGCTTATCAATAAAAAAGAAGGTTTTCAGTTTTTCACGGATGAAAAAGCAATGAGCTAAAGCTTACAGAATATAGTTTTCATTTTGAGAAAGCTAGAATGGACGAATCGTTACAAATGATTCGTCCATTTTTTATATGTGGTTTTTCGTGATTTATATTTGATCGTTACTTTTAGTTTTACCTTACAAAAATTGAACAAATTTACTGCTACAAAAGAATGAAAACGTCAACATATGTTGATTGTTTTAAAAATTTTGGAATCTACATTTGCTTTAATTATTCAATACAAAAAATATCATGAAACGTTTATTATTCAGTTTTTGTACTCTCTGTACAGGATTTTCAGTCTTTTCACAAAGTACCAATACCAATAAAATAATGGAGAAAAATAATACAGTTACTATTAGCAACAAAAATCCAAAAGCTCTTTTTGATCCAACGCCGTTTGCTTTTTCGCACGCCACAACCAATGAAGTTGAAGGTAATTATGTATTCGTATCCGGACAAAGCGGCGGCGAAGATTTGAAGCATAATCTTTCTAAAGACTTTAGAACTCAAGTCAGTTATTCTTTAAAAAATTTGGAAACTGTGCTTGCAGATTATGGATTAGGGGTTAAAGACGTTCTTAAAATCACTATACTCATTGTTGATCACGATCAGGAAAAGCTCAAAATATGGACAGAAGAAATGCATAAAACCTGGAAAAATCATCAATTCCCGGCAAGTACTTTAATTCCGGTTCCCAGATTGGCTCTGGATGGTATGTTGATAGAAGTGGATGCTGTTGCTTTTATTAAAAAATAAAAATTGCGTCATTAATTTCTAATGACGCTGTTTTAATTCAAACTATTTTAAAATTTTAGTTGAAATCAATTTGAATTAAATTTTTCAACCGCTTCTTTTGAAATCGGTGTAAAGAAATTAACCAAATTACCATCAGGATCTCGGAATAATAAAGATTTATTTCCCCAAGGCATAACGGTAGGCTCTTGCACGATATTAGAAGAAAGGGAATCTCTTAATCGCTCAAATTCTTTGTCTACATCATCAACCAAAAACTCTATTATGGCAGAACGATTTTCCGCAGGTTGTGCTATATTTTCTCCACCAAAAAATTGCAATGTTTTTGTACTTCCAATCGCAATTGTAGCTGTAGAGGTTTTTAATTCAGCAAAATCGGGAGTATATTGTATAGCTGTAATTCCTGTTATTTGCTCATAAAATTTCACTAAACTTTCAATATTTGCTGTGATAATACGTATTGATACTAAATTCATTTTTGAAGATTTTAAATTATTCTACAAAAATAAATAAGGCTTGTGACAAGAGTCTGTCAGTAGGTTTTATTTTAATATCAAAACAGGTTGATTCACATTCTGATAAATCCCTTCCGAAATACTTGTACTTGTTAAGAAATACAGAAAACTATGTTTGCCGGGCAGCGCAATAATAAGATCTGTTTTATTTGATGATGCAAAGGTCAGAATTCCATCGACAATATTTTTATCGTAGGAATAATAGATTGTGCTTGGGATTTCAGTTAAATGTTGATGAATATATTCCTGAATTTCATTCTTTTTTTCTTCTATAATTGTTTGATTTTCTTTTGTATGAATATTTAAAAACATCAATTGAACATCCTGCTTGCGAATGATATATTTATGGTTAAACAGTCTTTCCAGTTTTGTAATACCGTTGATATCGCAGGGAATAAGAATATTTTTAATGTCGCTGTAATTGTAACCATTGGGAACAATTAGAGTTTTTACAGGGCTTGTTCTGGCAATGCTTATGATGTTTTCCGAAACAACACTGTCGCGGGAAGCTGCCTGATCGTCACTGCCTAAAACAATCAGTTCTATTGAAGGTTGTTCTCTTATAATATCATTAATACTTCTTGTCAGTGTCCAATTACTTACTGCTTTTGAGACTTTAAAATCAGGAAATTTTTCAAGAATAATATTGGATAATTTACTCAATAATAATTCCGTTTTTTCTAAAAGGCTGTTGATACTTTCTTCATTTACAAATGAATGACCTTCCGCAATATGCAGATAATCGAATTCGGATTCGTCAGAAGTTTTCAACAATATAATATGCTCATATTCATATTGTTTTGCCCATTGTGAAGCAACTTTCACGGCATTTTCTGTGGTTGAGGTAAAATCAATCGGTACCAGTATTGTTCTCATATTAGATTAATTTAAGAATTATTTATTCGAGATTTGTTGTCATTTTTTTGACTAAAAGAAGAGCGTTTTTTATTTCATTTTCACTGAAATCACCGGCGGCTTTTTCGTAAAGTTCCAATGCCCAAGGATAAACCGTTTCTACGATTTGTTTTCCTTTATCCGTAAGATAAATTTGCTTATTTCTTCTGTCGTTTTTATTTTCAATCCGTTGAACGAATTCGCGTTTCACAAGACTGTTAATGAGATAAGTTATGCTTGATTTATCCTTACTTACCTTAATGCCGATTTCCTGTTGATTGATGCCGTCATTACGGGAGAGAAGTCCCATTATTTCTATAAGTTCGAAAGAAAGATCAGGATCATATTCATTAATTTTTGCCTGAATTTTCTGTCGTAGACGGTTTTTCATTTCGCCCATTGCAAGACCTAATTCTAAGGCTAATTCTGATATAGTATTGTGGTTTGCAGACATGTTTTTAATAAATAATAAATATTAATTTAATCAAATTAAACAAGAAAAATTGTCTCTATCATTCTCTTACTCTAACAAATATACCTAAAATTAGTTTCAATTAAAACTAATTTTTCATAAAAAAGCTTCTCATATTTATCATTTAACATTCTTTTATTCAAATAAATCATATTTTTTATTGATGAGGTTTTTTCAATGGTTTTATTGGTCTTTTATTGAATTGATGTTCTTTGCATAGTTTTTAATGGTGATTCTTTGGTTTTTGAATTAAATTGTTGATTATCACAAATGTTAAGATGCCAGAGAATCGGTTATAATAAACGGTTTATGAAATATTTATTAAAGAAAATTAATCTAATTTCATTAAATATTTTGTTACTTTTGTAAATATAAAATTTATAATTAAAGAAAAATTTATTATAGTTTTGAATATTATATGAAAAATTTATTTTTTTTAAATGATTCAAGAATTTTTAATCTTAAGCTCTTTTTGCTTTTCCTCTCATGTAATCTTTTACTCTTTTCAATAGAAATATAGACCTTAAAAAATAATCGCCAGAAACTCCCCTTGAAAGTGATATTTTATTTTTTAAAACCTACTATGTTCGGTTTTCTTATCAAAAAAAGCTTGTTATTATTTTAAATTTTTTCTTGTTCATAAATTTTTTTCACCCTTTATAAAACATTTTAATAAACCATGAAAATCTTTCTACGAAGTTCGATATTTTCAGCTAATGCACTACGTTTTGTATTACCTGGAATTTTATCTTTTGCCTTTACGCAAAATTACCATGCACAGACAAGGGTTATTGTAAACCCCGGCCTTGAATTTGGTGTGGCCAATGCAACTGTTGTACAACATGATGCTAACTTTGGTTTTGGCGCTACTTTTGACGCCGGATCAACGGTTACTTCTCCGTGGTATACTTCACATCCAACTCAGGATGGAGCCTGTACGCCTGGTTTCTCAGGAGCTTGTCACCCTATTGAAGTCTGGGGAACAGGTTTCGGAAACGTAACAGCCTTCCAGGGATCAAACTTTGTTGAGCTGAATGCATATGTAAGTTCAATGATCTATCAAAATATGTATTTAGTAAGTGGAGACGTAATCAGTTTTAGCTTTAGGCACAGGGCTAGAGTAACTACAGCAGAACGTGCAGCAATGGTCATTGAAGATCAAAACCAAGTAAATATTGCTACAGTAAGACAGACAGCTTTGCCTTCTGCTACTAATGCTTGGTCGAATAATGCCGGAAACTATACTTTTACAGGTGTTTCAGGTGTCTATAGAGTTGGATTCAGGGCGATTGTAGATGGTGGTAATCCAGGAACAGGAAACTTACTGGATGATATTAGAATTACACTAAATCCACTTATTGATTTAAAATTTTCTAATGCTTTATCATCTTGTGAAGGTTCTAGCAATGGTAATTTATTCATGAGAATTAATGGCGCTGTAACTGCCGCAACTACGGTAGCTTTTCAGATGATCGATCCTGTAAACGGTACAGCTGTAGCATCAGATAATGATATTACGGTAACGGGTGTTGCCAATTCAAACGGTACACCGGTAGTAACGCACACAGCAGGAAGCAGTATTTATTTGATAACCATACCCAACGGAAACTATGATGGTGGAGCTACTCCTGGATACTCAAGTCCAACAAATGATGAAGATGGAATCACAATTAATATTGCATCTGTAAATGATACTGTTTACGAACCTGATGAAACCTTTAAGTTCGAGATCAAACAAGAGGGAACAAATGGGTCAACTAGTAATTTTGTATCAACTGCTTCTCCTATATCAGGTGATACATATTATCCCAGAACAAATGATTATTT harbors:
- the pgl gene encoding 6-phosphogluconolactonase, yielding MNITVFNDLDKLYKKAADTFVDLSQKSIQKNNRFVVALSGGSSPKAIFNLLATQEYAEKIEWNKVYFFWVDERWVSLNDEKSNAKMTFEALFDKVPVNKEQIFPMYKDGIDPEDYAKEYEQKIKNILGNEGVFDFILLGMGDDGHTASLFPGEAVLDEKEKWVAAYYLKPQEMFRITLTEPLINKAENILVVAFGESKKHALNEVLNGEYNPKLYPLQLINKKEGFQFFTDEKAMS
- the gndA gene encoding NADP-dependent phosphogluconate dehydrogenase, which codes for MDKYNYGMIGLGVMGRNLLYNIADNGFSIAGFDLDTEKVKELQDGATSEMRVKGTATLEDFVSALETPRKIILMVPAGKPVDAVLDSITPLLSKGDIVIDAGNSYFKDTNRRVADLASKNLHFMGMGVSGGEKGARTGPSIMPGGDLEAFNLLQPMLEAISAKVDNEACTAYMGKGSAGNYVKMVHNGIEYAIMQLISEAYDLLKRGAKLNNDQLYQVFKEWNNGEMNSFLIEITRDIFQQKDELTDGYLVDQILDKAGAKGTGKWTSEQAMEIGVSIPTIDIAVTSRILSAYKEERVQASQLYAKSEIATPENTELFIKEVGDALYLATLISYAQGLALLVKASEEYQFEIPLKDVVKIWRGGCIIRSVLLEKFYLAYTKNSNLSNILLDQDISVIVKDKIDSLRKTAAFAASNGVSSLGIQTALGYFDAYTTESLPVNLIQAQRDYFGAHTYQRTDREGVFHTLWQTATH
- a CDS encoding MarR family winged helix-turn-helix transcriptional regulator, yielding MSANHNTISELALELGLAMGEMKNRLRQKIQAKINEYDPDLSFELIEIMGLLSRNDGINQQEIGIKVSKDKSSITYLINSLVKREFVQRIENKNDRRNKQIYLTDKGKQIVETVYPWALELYEKAAGDFSENEIKNALLLVKKMTTNLE
- the zwf gene encoding glucose-6-phosphate dehydrogenase — protein: MTENKALHPTTIIIFGATGDLAKRKLFPAFYNLYIDGRMPKGFNIVALGRADNTNEYFKNYIKENLEHFSRKKITSEDWAGFQAHITYFQHQLDEEDSYKNLYQKLKDFDRVYGTRGNRLFYLSIGPNFVSTISNHIKNTSLASDAKKDRIIIEKPFGHDKQSAIELNSLLAETFEEEQIYRIDHYLGKETVQNILAFRFGNSIFEPLWDRKHIESVQITVAEEVGVETRGSFYEQTGALRDMIQNHLLQILCMVAMEPPASLESGEIRDRKVDVLKSIRRISEDQVDHYAVRGQYGKGVVNGVKAKAYRQEEGIAEDSNTETFAAVKFYLDNERWQDVPFYVRTGKKMKEKHSYITVQFKPLPHSTFSESSQHLSANRLIINIQPLMDIRLQFMAKKPGLSLVLKPVEMIFDNFACQEDTPEAYETLLLDALLGDLTLFMRSDQVEEAWDVVKTIQEAWQDGKASFPNYEAGSWGPEESVALVERQGHNWV
- a CDS encoding RidA family protein, translating into MKRLLFSFCTLCTGFSVFSQSTNTNKIMEKNNTVTISNKNPKALFDPTPFAFSHATTNEVEGNYVFVSGQSGGEDLKHNLSKDFRTQVSYSLKNLETVLADYGLGVKDVLKITILIVDHDQEKLKIWTEEMHKTWKNHQFPASTLIPVPRLALDGMLIEVDAVAFIKK
- a CDS encoding VOC family protein, encoding MNLVSIRIITANIESLVKFYEQITGITAIQYTPDFAELKTSTATIAIGSTKTLQFFGGENIAQPAENRSAIIEFLVDDVDKEFERLRDSLSSNIVQEPTVMPWGNKSLLFRDPDGNLVNFFTPISKEAVEKFNSN
- a CDS encoding universal stress protein, which codes for MRTILVPIDFTSTTENAVKVASQWAKQYEYEHIILLKTSDESEFDYLHIAEGHSFVNEESINSLLEKTELLLSKLSNIILEKFPDFKVSKAVSNWTLTRSINDIIREQPSIELIVLGSDDQAASRDSVVSENIISIARTSPVKTLIVPNGYNYSDIKNILIPCDINGITKLERLFNHKYIIRKQDVQLMFLNIHTKENQTIIEEKKNEIQEYIHQHLTEIPSTIYYSYDKNIVDGILTFASSNKTDLIIALPGKHSFLYFLTSTSISEGIYQNVNQPVLILK